ATCGGTTCACACTCCTTAGAGATCATCACCGGCGCGCTCCCAACATCTCCCAAAAGCGCCGCCCCGGTCCTCCGAAAAACTCTCCGACATCCCGCCGGGGCTGCCCCGGCATCATTTCCGGCTCCCAAAAATACCGCCGGGGCTCCCCCGGCACCTCATCGCTCTCCGCCACCGCATGCCGGGGCTCCCCCGGCATCCCTCCACACTCCGCCAACACCCGCCGGGGCCACCCCGGCACTCCTTCGCGCTCTCCGCTGAACTGCCGGGGCCGCCCCGCCAACTCCCCCGACTCCCAAAAACCCTGCCGGGGCTGCCCCGGCACCCTTTCCCGCTCCCCAAAATACTGCCGGAACCGTCCCGCCAATTCATTTGCATTCTTTTCCACCTAATGCTTAAACAAAAAATGACGCTGGAACATTCCTTCCACCGCCACCTAACAACCCCCGAAACCCTCCTCAATACCGCCCACTTTGTCTGGTGATGCGGCCATGCGTGGAAAGGCCCAGGGGGCACCCACAAAAAAATACCATGGCCTCCAACGAAATTCCCGATTCCTACAACGACCTCGTCTCCCTCGCCGAAGATGCCGCCGACGGTGCCCAAACTCACGGCGTTGCCATCGGTCTCTCCCAAAACACCGAAGCGAAAATCCGCACCGACCTCATCACCCTCATCGGCGACCCCACCGCCGTCCCGCCCGTTCCCGGCAAACAAGGCATCTTTACCGCCGCCAAATCCGCGAAACCCGCCAAAACCCTCCTCAAAAACCAGGCTGAACGCAACGCCCGCGCCTTCGCCACTACTGCTGTCAACATCCTCAAACCCCACCTCGGCACCCAATGGAACAGCCAGTGGCAGGCCGCCGGATTCGTCAGCGGCTCCCTAGCCATTCCCGACAACCCGCTGCCCCTCCTCGGCCAATTGCGCGACTACTTCACCGCCCATCCCGCCCAGGAAAACGCCCCGCTCAACATCACCGCCGCCCTCGCCCAAGCCCAAATCACCGCCCTCTCCAACGCCCGCAGCGCCGCCAACGACAGCAACACCGCCATGGGCATCGCCAAAGCTGAACGCGACTCCGCCCAAAGAGCCTTGTATAAACGCATGAGCGGCCTCCTTGCCGAACTCTCCCAACTCCTCACCCCCGACGATCCGCTCTGGTATGCCTTCGGTTTCGACCGCCCCGCCGACGGACAACAACCCGGCCCCATCGACGACCTCGTCCTCACTCCCGGCAGCGCCGGCATGGTTTACGCCGACTGGGAAGACGCCCGCCGCGCCGCCCGCTACCGCGTTTTCAAACAAATCTCCGGCACCGATCCCGCCCCCGTGCAGGTCGCCAACGCCGTGATTGAAAGCGAATACACCCTCACCGCCCTCCCCAGCGGCGCAACCGTGCAGATCACCATCGTCGCCGTCAACGATGCCGGTGAAGGCGTGCTGCCTGCGACGGCTACCATGGTGGTGCCCTGACGGAACCGAAGGTGGCCTTGGATTCGCCTCACCCAGTGAAGCCAACCGGTGTTTTCTCCCTGCATAAAGGTTGAAAGCACCGGTTTCTTCCGCTGAGAAGAGCCAAAACGCACAACGTCACTGCTTCGGCTGGACCTTTTTCTGCCGATTCGCCCCCGCCTCCCGCCCATCGGGTTTCGACTCATCATACCCGGGATTCTTCGCGGGCATTAGCCCACCCACTTCTTTTATCCACTCATCAAGCTTCGCTTTCAACTCCTTCACCCGATCCGGTTGCGCCCCCGCCAGGTCATTCGTCTCACTCAAATCATCCTTCAAATTAAACAGCTCCATCCGACCATCCTCCAACCACTCGATCAATTTCCAGTCCCCCAATCGCACCGCCGAAGCGGGCGCACTTCCTTGATTCCCATAATGCGGATAATGCCAGAAGAGCGGACGGGAGGTTAATGATTCGCCTTTGAAGAGCGGCACCAGACTGACGCCGTCCAGCACCGGGTTCGTATCCAATGTGGCGCCAGAAGCCTCCATCAAAGTCGCGAAAAAATCGGGGCTCGACACCGGCGTGTCATTCACCTCACCCGCTTTGATCACGCCCGGCCAGCGAATCAACAACGGCTCACGAATGCCGCCCTCATACATCCAACCCTTGCCACCACGAAGCGGCACATTGGACGTTGGCGAACCTTCGCTGGTCGAAAGACCTCCATTGTCCGAGGTGAAAATCACCAGCGTGTTGTCGCTCAAACCGAGCTCATCCAATTTGTCCAAGACCTTGCCCACCGCCTGATCCATGGCCTCCACCATGCCGGCATAAATCGCATGTTCTTGAACCAACCGCACCTCCCTCGGGCCTTCTTTGCCCCACTCGGCCTGCAACCCCATCTGTTCTTTTTTCTTCTTATACTTCTCCACCAAATCCTCCCTCGCGATCAAGGGAGTGTGCACGGAGTAGAACGAAAAATAAGCAAAGAACGGTTGTCCCTTCTTCTTGCTGGCTTCGATGAACTGGTTGGTTTCCTCCGCCAGCCGATCCGGCAGATGCTCGCCGTCGGGACCGTCCTCAAGCCGGGGATTGCCATACGGCGAGAAATATTTCTTTCCGCCATATGGGCCGCCCTTGTCGATCCCCCCCTTGTTTACATCAAACCCCTGATCCTCCGGCCAGAAACCCTCTGGTCCAAGGTGCCACTTGCCCGCAAACATCGTCGCATAACCTTTCGACTTCAGCATGTCCGCAAGTGTCACTTCATTCAGGGCAAGCCGGTCGCGGTAAGGAGCCGGAAGCAGTTTGGTGTTGCGTTTCCACTGATCTGGAGCCGGTGCACCAATGTAGTCAGTGATGCCTGTTCGTTGGGGATATTTTCCCGTTATGATGCTTGCCCGCGTCGGTGAACAAACCGGACAGGCCGCATAGGCATCGGTGAATTTCATGCCCTGTTTTGCCAGCCTGTCCAGATTCGGAGTTTCATAAAAAGTGCTGCCATACACCGCAAGATCACGCTGACCCAGATCATCCACCAAAAAGAACACGATGTTCGGCGGAGCCGCAGCCATCAGCGATGGTGCGAAAAGCAAAAGGGAAAAAAGGAAGCGGATCATAATGGGCAAGAGGCGATGAGAAACGACGCCCGCCGGGCAACCTTTCAGAGACTATCCCCCTCATGGCTGCGGTTTGTTCTCACTGATGATCTTGTCGCGCTCATACACCCGTTGATTGTAAATGGTGCCATCGGCGTTCCATTCGATATTCCGACCATGGCGTTCGCCGCCCTTGAACTCGGTCTCTGATTTCGGCGTGCCATCAGGATACCACTCTCGCACGTTGCCATGAAACAACCCATCTTTCATCGGGAACTCCGCCGTCACCGTGCCCTTCTTGTCAGTCTGCTTTGCCAGTCCGGTGAATCCTTTGCCCGTCTCAGGATCTTTGAAGAATGCCAGCGCACCCCGGCTCTCATAATCGAGCTGGTCATAGGCCGCCTCTTTTGGCTTGCCACAGGAAACCAAGGCGAACCCCATCATTGAAAGCAAAAAGAACAGATACGTGTGACGCATAAGTCCATCCTTGCACAGAGTGGGATCATCTGGCAACCGCGAGCCGCGCATTCTCTGGCGGTGTCTCCCGCAATCCCCCAGCCGCAAAAAGCCCGCAATCCTGAGCCGCCTGGGTGATCCAGTCACGCAGACGCGATTCCGCAGAACCCGACATCCAAGGTCTTCTCAAAGCCACTCTCGTCAATCGTTGCTGGGATTCGTGATACTCCGTTACTGTCGTCAACCACCAACGCTGACCGCCCACCGTCACCTGCAAATCCCAAAAACTGTCGTCGCCCGTCGAAGTGATCTCCAAACCCCAGGGTTCAGCCAGATGAACCAGTCGCGCCAACAGTTCCTCACGTCCCCTTCCGTCGGCACTCCACCACACCATCTGCAAATCCCGATCCGTGCGCGGCCCCGGTTGCCGCAGCCGCCAGGGCATCGCTGGCCATGCAAGCTTGCCCTTCGGCCACGCCGACAGCTTCACCATGGTCTTCAGTCGCGCCCAATCCCGCGCCACCGGCTGGGCGAGACACAGGAACCACAACAAGCCTTGCTGCCATCGGGTTGGACGCTTCAACACATCATCAAAGCGGCTCGCCCGACGCTGCGCCGCAATCAGTCCCAGAGCCAGAAAGACACCGCAAAAAATCGGCGACCCCAACACCCCGGCCCCCACAACCAGCGCCAGCCAAGGCAGTCCACGCCACCACGACCAGAAACCCGTGTCCCAACCCGCATAAACACACTGAAAAGGGGCCGAACCATACTCACCGAAATGAATGCGCTGCTGATCCAGCCGACCCAATTCACCTGCTCCATCGCCATAGATTGCCCCACGCCAACGCGCTCCGCCAAACCATGCAAAACGCTCTGCAAAACGCTTGATCAACATCGCCTCCGCCCGCCCGTAGCCACTTTGCTGATGCAAATAAGCACTGACCGTAAAACGTCGGTGATGCCATACCACGGCAGCCGGCACAAAGCGCATCCTCCCCCCCGCTTCCTGCAAGCGCCAGCACACATCCACGTCATCTCCTGCCGTCATGAACTCCTCGCGAAATCCCCCAATCGCTTCCAGCGCCGGCTTGCGAATCGCCAGATTGCATCCCGGCAAATGTTCCGCCTCCACATCATTCACCAACACATGCGAAGGTGCTCCAGGCGCCGCAGCAACACACGCCTCCGTCACGGTGCGCGGTGGCGGCGACAGGTTGGGGCCACCTGCGCCGATCCATTGCTGATCTTCAAAGGCCAGGCTCAGATGCCACACCCAGTCTTCATCGGGAAAACAATCGTCATCCGTATAAGCGATCACATCCCCCGTCGCCATCTTCATGCCCAGGTTGCGAGCGGCACTCAGTCCCGCATGCTCCTGTCGATGATACCCAAACTCCGCAAATTGCCGCGCGATGTTCGGCACGTCATCGGTGGAGCCATCGTCAATGATAAGCACCTCATGTGGGGCATGGCGCTGACGCCGCAATGCCTCCAAACATTCCCTCAAAGTGTTCGCCCCATTGCGGGTGCATACCACCACCGAGATCCGGCTTTTGCCAAGTGCCACTTCCACGGGAGCCACCACACATCCGAGCTTCTCCCGCCGCTGCCGTGTCACCAACCCAAACTCCCAACCCGTGACCTCCTCGCCGCCGCGATGCCATTCATCCGTGAACGAAAACCAAAACCTTCCCGCTACCCCCGCACGCCAAACCTCTTCCTCCAACCACTGCCGCGCCTCCGCCTGAAATGCCTCTCCGTGATGTTTGGTATCAATGCCAAACTCCGTGATCACCAGAGGTCGACCCGCCGCAATGTTCTGCAAATGCTGTAAATAGCCCGCCAGCTTGCCTCGTTCTTCCAGGAACACATTAAACGCCACAAAATCCGCATTGCGCGGCATCAGATACTCCGTCGATGGATAACTCGCATACGACACCGGCTTCAGCGGTGCCTCGCTTTGCACGATTGCCACCAGACCCTCCAGGAAATCCCTCACCCGATCCGGCCCCATCCATCGCACCAACGTTTTCTCAATCTCATTTCCCACAATGAAGCCCATCACCGCCGGCTCATTAGCAAACCGTCGTGCCACCTCGCGCACCCGCTCCCGCGCCTCACGCGCCACCTGCATCTCCCTCTCCGCAAAAAAGTCCACATGCTGGGTCCATGCGATCCCCACCAACACCCCCAAGCCTTCACGACGACACGCTTCCAGCAATGCCTCATTCGGCAGCTCATACACCCGCACCACATCAAACCCCAGACTGCGCACATGCCGCATGTCTGCCGCGATCTGCCCGACCTCCGGCCATGGCCCATCCAGCCCCGGTGCAAAAGGTCCGTAGGTCACCCCATTCAACACCTTCTTCTGCCCATCATCATCACAGAACATCTTCCCTCTCACGCGCCAAACGGGAACCGCCGGGGGTGGAGAGGGGGAGATGCGTGAACTCATGCTGGAAGCATTTTAGACGCAAGCCCCCCCAATTGCATTCGCAAAAATGTTCACGGATTCCCACGCCACAACTCATCTGCCTCGTGCCATGCCTGTAACAGCTGCTTTTGAGGCAGCTGTCATCTAGCATTGGCGCGACCAAACAGATGGGGGCCTAAGCCAGCTTGTAGCAGTCGGCCCACTCACCTCGTGGTGGCGCGCCTGACAGCAAGGCGTTGGCGGCATCGTTACCGACAAAGCGCTTCGTTGTCGGGTCGAACGTCAAATCCACGTTCAAGTATTCGGCGATCATCCCCAGGTTCAACACCTGCGTCAACTCGCCCGCTATGCTGAAGGGAGACTCGGTGCTGCCGTTGCCCATGCAGGCTTGCACAAAGCTTTCGAAATGGTCGAGCTTCGGCTTGTGAAGCGCCATGGCCTCCTTGAACTCCACCATCTTCGTGCGCGGATAAACCAGTGAATGGCTGTCATGCGAGGCACGTTGGACCAGGTAGTCACCCTGCTTGCGATGCAGCAAGGTGCCATTTTTGCTGGGCTTGGGGACGACGATTTTACCATCCTTGTCAGCATCGCCGAATTTCTCGGCAATCTCGATTTGAAAATCCCCTGCTTTCCAGTGCAACTCCACGGCAGGGAGTTTTTCGCCGCGTTCAGCAAACTCGAAACGAATGTCGGAACTCAGCGGGAAGCTCACCTGATTGTGATCGGCAAGCGCCACCGGTGTGATGCGGGTGGGCAGACCGAGCTTGAGATGATGATGGGCGAAATCAATGATGTGCGCCCCCCAATCGCCAAACATGCCTCCGCCGTAGACATGGAATCCACGCCAGTTGAACGGATGATACATTTTGCTATACGGCTTCATCTCGCAAGGACCACACCACAAATCCCAGCTCTTCAACGATTCTGGCATCGGCTCCTCTTTCGGAAACCCGGGAATGCGTTCCGCCGCATTCATGAACCACAGCGAGGGCGACTTCCATGCTTCAATCTTCACGATGTCGTCGACAACGCCCGCCGCGAGCATCTGCTTGAACTGGTCCGCTCCTGCCGAAGTGTGCCCCTGGTTGCCCATCTGGGTGACCACCTTGAACTTCTTCTCCGCACGCATGAGGATCTCCGCCTCTTCAAAGGTGTGCGTCAGCGGTTTTTCCACATACACATGCTTGCCCAAAGCCATGGCATGAATCGCGGCGGTGAAGTGCGTGTGATCGGGCGTCACGACGCTGACGGCATCAATATCTTTGCCCATCTCATCCAGCATCACCCGGAAATCGTTGTAGCGTTTCACATCAGGAAACGCCTGCAGGTTTTTCTCAACGCCTTTGGCAGTCACAAAATCCACGTCGCAAAACGCGATGGGCGCAGCCGAACCTGCGGCAGACAAACCGGGAATGACGCTGCCAGCCCGGCCACCGACACCGATGCAGCCCAAGTTGATCCGCCGACTGGGTGGAAGCTGGGGATTGTCCGCTGCGCGTGCGCTGGTGAGATAAGCAGGCAAAAACGTGAAGCCGAATCCTGCGGACACCGATTGTTTAACGAAGCGGCGGCGGGATGGATTTTTTTGAGAGGTGTCGGATGATTTCATGATGGGAAGGCAGCGGGCAACTGATGATGGCCGTTTCATGAAACGATGCAAAAGCCCCTCCGCTTTCGCGGATATTCACCATGCCCCTTTTAAATCGTCCATTGACGTCCACGCTTCCGACTGGCACATCCATTGACAATTCCTCCCATGAAACTCGTCTCCTGGAACGTCAACGGTGTCCGCGCTTGTCTGGACAAGGGTCTGCGCGAATACCTTCATAGCACCAACGCCGATGTCGTCTGCCTCCAAGAAGTGAAAGCCGAGCAACATCAGGCCGACCTCACCTGGCTTGAAGGCTACCAAGTTCTGTGGAATCCAGCGGTCAAAAAAGGCTACAGCGGCACCGCCGTCCTCACCCGCAACAACTTCGCC
The Phragmitibacter flavus genome window above contains:
- a CDS encoding fibronectin type III domain-containing protein encodes the protein MASNEIPDSYNDLVSLAEDAADGAQTHGVAIGLSQNTEAKIRTDLITLIGDPTAVPPVPGKQGIFTAAKSAKPAKTLLKNQAERNARAFATTAVNILKPHLGTQWNSQWQAAGFVSGSLAIPDNPLPLLGQLRDYFTAHPAQENAPLNITAALAQAQITALSNARSAANDSNTAMGIAKAERDSAQRALYKRMSGLLAELSQLLTPDDPLWYAFGFDRPADGQQPGPIDDLVLTPGSAGMVYADWEDARRAARYRVFKQISGTDPAPVQVANAVIESEYTLTALPSGATVQITIVAVNDAGEGVLPATATMVVP
- a CDS encoding sulfatase — encoded protein: MAAAPPNIVFFLVDDLGQRDLAVYGSTFYETPNLDRLAKQGMKFTDAYAACPVCSPTRASIITGKYPQRTGITDYIGAPAPDQWKRNTKLLPAPYRDRLALNEVTLADMLKSKGYATMFAGKWHLGPEGFWPEDQGFDVNKGGIDKGGPYGGKKYFSPYGNPRLEDGPDGEHLPDRLAEETNQFIEASKKKGQPFFAYFSFYSVHTPLIAREDLVEKYKKKKEQMGLQAEWGKEGPREVRLVQEHAIYAGMVEAMDQAVGKVLDKLDELGLSDNTLVIFTSDNGGLSTSEGSPTSNVPLRGGKGWMYEGGIREPLLIRWPGVIKAGEVNDTPVSSPDFFATLMEASGATLDTNPVLDGVSLVPLFKGESLTSRPLFWHYPHYGNQGSAPASAVRLGDWKLIEWLEDGRMELFNLKDDLSETNDLAGAQPDRVKELKAKLDEWIKEVGGLMPAKNPGYDESKPDGREAGANRQKKVQPKQ
- a CDS encoding toxin-antitoxin system YwqK family antitoxin, which produces MMGFALVSCGKPKEAAYDQLDYESRGALAFFKDPETGKGFTGLAKQTDKKGTVTAEFPMKDGLFHGNVREWYPDGTPKSETEFKGGERHGRNIEWNADGTIYNQRVYERDKIISENKPQP
- a CDS encoding glycosyltransferase, encoding MSSRISPSPPPAVPVWRVRGKMFCDDDGQKKVLNGVTYGPFAPGLDGPWPEVGQIAADMRHVRSLGFDVVRVYELPNEALLEACRREGLGVLVGIAWTQHVDFFAEREMQVAREARERVREVARRFANEPAVMGFIVGNEIEKTLVRWMGPDRVRDFLEGLVAIVQSEAPLKPVSYASYPSTEYLMPRNADFVAFNVFLEERGKLAGYLQHLQNIAAGRPLVITEFGIDTKHHGEAFQAEARQWLEEEVWRAGVAGRFWFSFTDEWHRGGEEVTGWEFGLVTRQRREKLGCVVAPVEVALGKSRISVVVCTRNGANTLRECLEALRRQRHAPHEVLIIDDGSTDDVPNIARQFAEFGYHRQEHAGLSAARNLGMKMATGDVIAYTDDDCFPDEDWVWHLSLAFEDQQWIGAGGPNLSPPPRTVTEACVAAAPGAPSHVLVNDVEAEHLPGCNLAIRKPALEAIGGFREEFMTAGDDVDVCWRLQEAGGRMRFVPAAVVWHHRRFTVSAYLHQQSGYGRAEAMLIKRFAERFAWFGGARWRGAIYGDGAGELGRLDQQRIHFGEYGSAPFQCVYAGWDTGFWSWWRGLPWLALVVGAGVLGSPIFCGVFLALGLIAAQRRASRFDDVLKRPTRWQQGLLWFLCLAQPVARDWARLKTMVKLSAWPKGKLAWPAMPWRLRQPGPRTDRDLQMVWWSADGRGREELLARLVHLAEPWGLEITSTGDDSFWDLQVTVGGQRWWLTTVTEYHESQQRLTRVALRRPWMSGSAESRLRDWITQAAQDCGLFAAGGLRETPPENARLAVAR
- a CDS encoding Gfo/Idh/MocA family protein, encoding MKSSDTSQKNPSRRRFVKQSVSAGFGFTFLPAYLTSARAADNPQLPPSRRINLGCIGVGGRAGSVIPGLSAAGSAAPIAFCDVDFVTAKGVEKNLQAFPDVKRYNDFRVMLDEMGKDIDAVSVVTPDHTHFTAAIHAMALGKHVYVEKPLTHTFEEAEILMRAEKKFKVVTQMGNQGHTSAGADQFKQMLAAGVVDDIVKIEAWKSPSLWFMNAAERIPGFPKEEPMPESLKSWDLWCGPCEMKPYSKMYHPFNWRGFHVYGGGMFGDWGAHIIDFAHHHLKLGLPTRITPVALADHNQVSFPLSSDIRFEFAERGEKLPAVELHWKAGDFQIEIAEKFGDADKDGKIVVPKPSKNGTLLHRKQGDYLVQRASHDSHSLVYPRTKMVEFKEAMALHKPKLDHFESFVQACMGNGSTESPFSIAGELTQVLNLGMIAEYLNVDLTFDPTTKRFVGNDAANALLSGAPPRGEWADCYKLA